In the Chrysiogenia bacterium genome, one interval contains:
- a CDS encoding Stp1/IreP family PP2C-type Ser/Thr phosphatase, giving the protein MNDSDNSPAATAPRIRAEGASDTGLVRAHNEDYYLLVPEHRLFLLADGMGGHNAGEIASRVALESARDFFIRTVEQADVTWPYPLQPGISLESNRVLTSLRAANSRVLEEAGKDSERTGMGTTAVALLIADGKFHIANLGDSRAYRLRGGELTQVTRDHSLVAEQVAAGAISEAEAEASPYKNVITRACGIREGILPDIFIDEVQPGDIFVMCSDGLSNMVSDLSIAQVVDAHRGDLATACWALIEEANKAGGEDNITVVLVSVDAI; this is encoded by the coding sequence GAACGATTCCGATAATTCTCCGGCCGCGACGGCGCCCCGGATTCGCGCCGAGGGGGCGAGCGACACAGGCCTGGTGCGGGCTCACAACGAGGACTACTACCTTCTCGTGCCCGAGCACCGGCTCTTTCTGCTCGCCGACGGTATGGGCGGCCACAACGCCGGCGAGATCGCCTCGCGCGTGGCGCTCGAATCGGCGCGCGATTTCTTCATCCGCACCGTGGAGCAGGCCGACGTCACCTGGCCCTATCCGCTCCAGCCGGGCATCTCTCTGGAGAGCAACCGCGTCCTGACCAGCCTGCGGGCGGCCAATTCCCGCGTGCTCGAAGAAGCGGGCAAGGACTCCGAGCGCACCGGCATGGGAACCACCGCGGTGGCGCTGCTGATCGCCGACGGGAAGTTCCACATCGCCAACCTGGGCGACTCGCGCGCCTACCGGCTGCGCGGGGGCGAGCTCACCCAGGTCACCCGCGACCATTCGCTGGTGGCAGAGCAGGTGGCCGCCGGCGCCATCAGTGAGGCCGAGGCCGAAGCCTCTCCCTACAAGAACGTCATCACCCGGGCCTGCGGCATTCGCGAGGGAATCCTCCCGGACATCTTCATCGATGAAGTGCAGCCCGGCGATATTTTCGTCATGTGTTCGGACGGGCTCAGCAACATGGTCAGCGACCTGAGCATCGCGCAGGTCGTCGACGCCCACCGCGGCGACCTTGCCACGGCCTGCTGGGCGCTCATCGAAGAAGCCAACAAAGCCGGCGGCGAGGACAACATCACCGTGGTGCTCGTGAGCGTGGACGCCATCTGA